A window of the Fulvia fulva chromosome 3, complete sequence genome harbors these coding sequences:
- a CDS encoding ATP-dependent helicase — protein sequence MVKLQAATDRPPEIVRKPKRKRQTPAPQTDDTNDESTTDNAVTTVPTKTHDGGKKPRRSKKNADAPTLERNNSSTVVESSIPWPAEFTQLAQVHRALNLVYTFCCTRKHFATTIENLRSTVEANLKRELKNEDVAKIKLLIPLAVDFLYVDQTLLEIQLMGEEDLRGKKAAGDMFMDSPAEVRNVKEGLGKEEHQDVLFFEFVDGELRRQVADPLTGEPINAYQKIRKEDLKMPVFSQKTLMKLIDKRNVKFTSAINGWLNECAEKSADPVQRLEEEHKQYIPQPPQSRQNTPPELSKSTLPASIPEERKHIPEIIEELKGLEWYTGQIVPDGHRVFDPQQPVYGELNFSLSQDLVDAMYNTKSITSLYSHQAEAINALQEGQNVIVSTSTSSGKSLIYQLPVLHTLETEPQIRAMYIFPTKALAQDQRRSLKAMLSYMPELSDVVCETFDGDTSFPDRNYIRDEARIIFTNPDMLHLTILPQEEAWRTFLKNLRYVVMDELHVYNGLFGAHVALIMRRLRRICAAVGNRNVKFISCSATVANPEEHMRTIFGIEDVKLIDFDGSPCGRKEFLCWNTPYKDPADPTSGRGDSFIETARLFCQLILRGVRVICFCRIRKFCEILTTAIKNELNALGRAEVMNRVMAYRGGYTPQDRRRIEKEMFEGKLVGIIGTSALELGVDIGSLDCVISHGFPYTIANLRQQSGRAGRRNKDSLSVLVGNSFPTDQYFMANPDEIFTRPNCELQVDLTNVLVLEGHIQCAAYEMPISADEDDKWFSKQLPEICSERLRKDDLGFYHPADRFLPYPSRTVAIRDTEDDHFAIVDMTNGRNVVLEELETSRAFFTIYEGGIHIHQGNKYLVKHVDTERMIAKVEFVKVDWITQQRDYTDIDPVETEAVRRIPDSMSRAFFGTIKIHQNVFGFFKLDKKNRILDAVQVDNPPIIIFSKGMWLDVPKQAVEILNSRRLNVAAGIHAAEHALLSLMPNFVISMPGDVKTECKVAVKEFAKKESKRKRPARLTFYDDKGGQHGSGIAAKAFEFIDLLLHQAHDRVEACHCLEGCLECCCSERCKEANQVMSKAGCEVILKSLLNKEIDVDNLPWGPEDERVPAGIETVMLAEEIRPRAGRHVEVIEVKREGGGIRRVVVGEEGDVIEETNDDEVVVIKDEPEDE from the coding sequence ATGGTCAAGCTGCAGGCGGCGACCGACCGGCCTCCTGAGATTGTTCGCAAGCCGAAACGAAAGCGACAGACACCAGCGCCACAGACCGACGACACGAATGACGAGTCTACGACAGACAACGCAGTGACGACAGTACCCACCAAAACGCACGATGGCGGCAAGAAGCCTCGCCGGTCGAAGAAGAATGCCGATGCGCCCACACTAGAGCGAAATAACTCGTCCACCGTGGTCGAGTCATCGATACCATGGCCAGCCGAGTTCACCCAACTGGCGCAAGTACATCGAGCCTTGAATCTTGTCTATACATTCTGCTGCACGCGCAAGCACTTTGCGACTACGATAGAGAACCTGCGCAGTACAGTCGAGGCGAATTTGAAGAGGGAGCTCAAGAACGAGGATGTGGCCAAGATCAAGCTACTCATACCGCTCGCCGTCGACTTTCTATACGTCGATCAGACCCTTCTCGAGATACAGCTCATGGGCGAGGAGGATCTGCGCGGCAAGAAGGCTGCTGGTGACATGTTCATGGACAGCCCTGCAGAAGTGCGAAACGTCAAAGAAGGCCTGGGCAAGGAAGAGCATCAGGATGTGCTGTTCTTCGAGTTCGTCGATGGCGAATTGAGACGACAGGTGGCAGATCCTTTGACGGGCGAGCCGATCAATGCATATCAGAAGATCAGGAAGGAGGATCTGAAGATGCCAGTGTTCAGTCAAAAGACATTGATGAAGTTGATCGATAAAAGGAATGTGAAGTTCACATCTGCAATCAATGGCTGGCTCAACGAGTGTGCCGAGAAGAGTGCTGATCCCGTGCAGCGATTGGAGGAAGAGCATAAGCAATACATACCCCAGCCTCCGCAGAGCAGGCAGAACACACCCCCTGAGCTCTCGAAAAGCACCCTGCCGGCCAGCATACCTGAAGAACGAAAGCACATACCAGAAATCATTGAAGAGCTGAAAGGGTTAGAGTGGTACACAGGTCAGATCGTGCCAGACGGCCACCGAGTCTTCGACCCGCAACAGCCTGTGTATGGCGAGCTCAACTTTTCTCTTAGCCAAGATCTGGTCGACGCCATGTATAACACGAAGAGTATAACGAGTCTTTACAGCCATCAAGCAGAAGCCATCAATGCCCTGCAAGAAGGACAAAACGTCATCGTATCTACCTCGACAAGTTCCGGAAAGTCGCTGATCTACCAACTGCCAGTGCTGCATACACTCGAGACTGAGCCACAGATCCGGGCGATGTACATTTTCCCGACCAAAGCTTTAGCGCAAGATCAACGGCGTAGCTTGAAAGCGATGCTTTCGTATATGCCTGAGCTATCAGATGTTGTTTGCGAGACCTTTGATGGCGACACCTCGTTCCCTGACCGCAACTACATACGGGATGAAGCGCGGATTATCTTCACCAACCCAGACATGCTCCATCTCACGATTCTGCCACAGGAAGAGGCTTGGCGAACTTTCTTGAAGAACCTTCGATACGTGGTCATGGACGAGCTTCACGTATACAACGGACTGTTCGGCGCACACGTAGCGCTTATCATGCGAAGGCTGCGGAGAATATGCGCGGCGGTGGGAAACCGCAATGTGAAATTCATCTCCTGTTCAGCAACAGTGGCCAATCCGGAAGAGCACATGCGGACCATATTTGGCATTGAAGACGTCAAGCTTATTGACTTCGATGGGTCACCTTGTGGACGAAAGGAGTTCCTTTGCTGGAACACACCCTACAAAGACCCCGCCGATCCTACCAGCGGTAGAGGAGACTCATTCATAGAGACGGCGAGATTGTTCTGCCAGTTGATTTTACGTGGTGTGAGAGTCATCTGTTTCTGCAGAATCAGGAAGTTCTGCGAAATCCTGACCACCGCTATTAAGAATGAGCTCAATGCACTTGGAAGAGCAGAGGTAATGAACAGAGTCATGGCCTATCGAGGTGGCTACACTCCTCAAGATCGAAGACGAATCGAAAAGGAGATGTTCGAAGGCAAGCTGGTTGGCATCATTGGTACAAGCGCGCTCGAGCTTGGTGTTGACATTGGCAGCTTGGACTGTGTCATCTCCCATGGCTTTCCCTACACTATCGCGAATTTACGGCAGCAATCTGGTCGAGCAGGTCGACGGAACAAGGACAGCTTGTCAGTCTTGGTCGGAAACAGCTTTCCCACAGATCAGTACTTCATGGCCAATCCAGACGAGATTTTCACCAGACCGAATTGTGAGCTGCAGGTCGATTTGACGAATGTTCTTGTGCTGGAAGGCCATATCCAATGCGCCGCGTATGAGATGCCCATCAGCGCCGACGAAGACGACAAATGGTTTAGCAAGCAGCTTCCAGAAATCTGCTCTGAACGCCTGCGCAAAGATGATCTGGGCTTCTACCACCCGGCGGACCGTTTCCTCCCTTACCCTTCCCGGACTGTAGCTATACGTGACACGGAAGACGACCATTTTGCCATAGTCGATATGACGAACGGCCGCAATGTCGTTCTCGAAGAGCTCGAGACCAGCCGCGCCTTCTTCACAATCTACGAAGGCGGAATCCATATCCACCAAGGCAATAAATATCTCGTCAAACACGTCGACACAGAACGCATGATCGCCAAAGTCGAATTCGTCAAAGTCGACTGGATCACCCAGCAAAGAGACTACACTGACATCGACCCGGTCGAAACAGAAGCTGTTCGACGCATTCCCGACTCAATGTCGAGAGCTTTCTTCGGCACCATCAAGATCCACCAAAATGTCTTTGGCTTCTTtaagctcgacaagaagaACCGCATCCTCGACGCAGTTCAAGTCGATAATCCACCAATTATCATCTTCAGCAAAGGCATGTGGCTTGATGTTCCCAAACAAGCCGTTGAGATCCTCAACTCGCGACGTCTCAATGTGGCGGCGGGGATTCATGCGGCGGAACATGCGCTGCTTAGTCTCATGCCGAATTTTGTGATTTCTATGCCGGGGGATGTGAAGACGGAGTGTAAAGTTGCGGTGAAAGAGTTTGCGAAGAAAGAATCGAAGCGCAAGAGGCCGGCACGTCTAACATTCTACGACGACAAAGGAGGTCAGCACGGATCCGGTATTGCGGCCAAAGCATTCGAATTCATTGATCTGCTCCTTCATCAAGCCCACGACCGGGTCGAGGCTTGCCATTGTCTGGAGGGATGTCTGGAGTGCTGCTGCTCAGAACGATGTAAGGAGGCGAATCAGGTCATGAGTAAGGCTGGGTGCGAGGTGATTCTGAAGAGTCTGCTGAACAAGGAGATTGATGTTGACAATCTGCCATGGGGACCCGAAGACGAAAGAGTGCCTGCTGGGATTGAGACTGTTATGCTGGCTGAAGAGATCAGGCCGCGAGCTGGGCGGCATGTTGAAGTTATTGAAGTGAAGAGGGAGGGTGGTGGGATAAGGAGGGTTGTGGTGGGGGAGGAGGGTGATGTTATTGAGGAGACGAATGATGATGAGGTGGTTGTTATTAAGGATGAGCCTGAGGATGAGTGA